One stretch of Pararhizobium qamdonense DNA includes these proteins:
- a CDS encoding ABC transporter ATP-binding protein, protein MAGTNTMTKDPILKVDHLSMRFGGLMAINDLSFEAYRGDITALIGPNGAGKTTVFNCITGFYKPTMGMITMRQKAGKEYLLERMSDFEVNRDAKVARTFQNIRLFSGLTVLENLLVAQHNKLMLASGYTILGLLGFPAYKKAAAQSIEQAKYWLDKANLTDRADDPAGDLPYGAQRRLEIARAMCTGPEFLCLDEPAAGLNPRESLALNELLRSIRQDTGTSILLIEHDMSVVMEISDHVVVLEYGQKISDGNPDHVKNDPKVIAAYLGVEDDEVEEVFEEIEEIAVAAPGDTPK, encoded by the coding sequence ATGGCCGGAACGAATACGATGACGAAAGATCCAATCCTCAAGGTCGACCATCTGTCGATGCGCTTCGGCGGCCTGATGGCCATCAACGACCTGTCGTTCGAAGCCTATCGCGGCGACATCACTGCACTGATCGGCCCGAACGGGGCCGGCAAGACCACGGTGTTCAACTGCATCACCGGCTTCTACAAGCCGACGATGGGCATGATCACGATGCGGCAGAAGGCGGGCAAGGAATATCTGCTCGAACGCATGTCGGATTTCGAGGTCAACCGCGACGCCAAGGTCGCCCGGACGTTCCAGAACATCCGGCTTTTCTCAGGTCTGACGGTGCTGGAAAACCTTCTGGTGGCACAGCACAACAAGCTGATGCTGGCATCGGGCTATACGATCCTCGGTCTCTTGGGCTTTCCGGCCTACAAGAAGGCTGCGGCGCAGTCGATCGAGCAGGCAAAATACTGGCTCGACAAGGCAAACCTGACCGACCGCGCCGACGATCCGGCCGGCGATCTGCCTTACGGCGCCCAGCGCCGTCTGGAAATTGCCCGCGCCATGTGCACCGGCCCGGAATTTCTCTGCCTCGACGAGCCGGCGGCCGGTCTCAACCCGCGCGAATCGCTGGCGCTCAACGAATTGTTGCGCAGCATCCGCCAGGATACCGGCACCTCGATCCTTTTGATCGAGCATGACATGTCGGTGGTCATGGAAATTTCCGACCATGTCGTGGTTCTGGAATACGGCCAGAAGATTTCGGATGGCAATCCGGACCATGTGAAGAACGATCCGAAGGTTATTGCGGCCTATCTCGGTGTGGAAGATGATGAGGTCGAAGAGGTGTTCGAAGAGATCGAGGAAATCGCTGTCGCTGCGCCGGGAGATACGCCCAAATGA
- a CDS encoding ABC transporter ATP-binding protein produces the protein MSDNLLHVKDVETYYGNIRALGGVEVEVKRGEIVCMIGANGAGKSTLMMTICGSPQAKTGSVTFDGQDITRMPTHEIARLRIAQSPEGRRIFPRMTVYENLQMGASLDNLKYFNEDVEKIFTLFPRLKERQAQRGGTLSGGEQQMLSIGRALMARPKLLLLDEPSLGLAPLIVKGIFAAIKKLNEEEGLTVFLVEQNAFAALKLSHRGYVMVNGKVTMSGTGKELLANPEVRAAYLEGGHH, from the coding sequence ATGAGCGATAACCTTCTGCATGTCAAAGACGTCGAGACATATTACGGCAATATCCGGGCGCTTGGCGGCGTCGAAGTCGAAGTCAAGCGCGGCGAAATCGTCTGCATGATCGGTGCCAATGGCGCCGGCAAATCGACGCTGATGATGACGATCTGCGGCAGCCCGCAGGCAAAGACCGGCTCCGTCACGTTTGACGGCCAGGACATTACCCGGATGCCGACGCACGAGATCGCGCGTCTGCGCATCGCCCAGTCGCCGGAAGGCCGCCGGATCTTTCCGCGCATGACCGTCTATGAAAATCTTCAGATGGGCGCCAGCCTCGACAATCTGAAATATTTCAACGAGGACGTGGAAAAGATCTTCACGCTCTTTCCGCGCCTGAAGGAACGCCAGGCGCAGCGCGGCGGAACGCTTTCGGGCGGCGAACAGCAGATGCTGTCGATCGGCCGCGCGCTGATGGCGCGCCCGAAGCTGCTGCTTCTCGACGAGCCGTCACTCGGTCTGGCGCCCTTGATCGTCAAGGGCATCTTTGCGGCGATCAAGAAGCTCAATGAAGAGGAAGGGCTTACCGTCTTCCTCGTCGAGCAGAATGCGTTCGCAGCCCTGAAACTGTCCCATCGCGGCTATGTCATGGTCAATGGCAAGGTGACGATGAGCGGGACGGGCAAGGAATTGCTCGCCAATCCAGAAGTGCGCGCGGCCTATCTCGAAGGCGGTCATCATTGA
- a CDS encoding DUF6867 family protein, which produces MQGILYEEPSVLYFALITIVMGGWTAWRTGKSAAEGWSSYGVLVVYTLLLGVAIRFIHHALFNGSMLVLQYYVVDTIILLLFATAGYRYYRTQQMTNNYYWLYEKVTPFSWKSK; this is translated from the coding sequence ATGCAAGGCATTCTCTACGAAGAACCTTCGGTTCTATACTTTGCGCTCATCACCATCGTGATGGGCGGATGGACGGCCTGGCGCACTGGAAAGAGCGCTGCCGAAGGCTGGAGCAGCTACGGCGTTCTGGTCGTCTACACGCTGCTTCTTGGCGTGGCGATCCGCTTCATTCACCACGCGCTTTTCAACGGCAGCATGCTGGTTTTGCAGTACTATGTCGTGGACACGATCATTCTTTTGCTGTTTGCTACGGCAGGTTACCGTTACTACCGCACGCAGCAGATGACCAACAATTACTACTGGCTCTATGAGAAGGTGACACCCTTTTCGTGGAAGTCCAAATGA
- a CDS encoding branched-chain amino acid ABC transporter substrate-binding protein produces MKKSLLSAVALTAMVAFSGTAWADLLVGVGGPLTGPNAAFGAQLQKGAEQAAADINAAGGINGEQIKIVLGDDVSDPKQGVSVANKFVADGVKFVIGHFNSGVSIPASEVYAENGILQITPASTNPVFTERGLWNTFRTCGRDDQQGAVAGAYIAANFKDAKVAVVHDKTPYGQGLADLTKAAMNEAGVKEAVYEGITAGDKDFSALIAKMKEAGVTLVYYGGLHTEAGLIMRQMADQGLKATLMSGDGIVSNELASIAGDAVDGTLMTFAPDPRKNPAAKELVEKFRANGFEPEAYTLYSYAALQVIAEAAKTTGGNDPQAVAENIKGKGPFKTVIGEFGYDEKGDITRPDYVMYTWKKGDDGKFSYFENDK; encoded by the coding sequence ATGAAAAAGTCACTTTTGTCAGCTGTTGCGCTGACTGCAATGGTCGCTTTCAGCGGCACTGCATGGGCTGATCTGCTGGTTGGTGTTGGTGGCCCGCTGACAGGCCCGAACGCCGCTTTCGGCGCGCAGCTCCAGAAGGGTGCCGAGCAGGCCGCAGCTGACATCAATGCTGCCGGCGGCATCAACGGCGAGCAGATCAAGATCGTGCTCGGCGACGACGTTTCCGATCCGAAGCAGGGCGTTTCCGTTGCCAACAAGTTCGTTGCCGACGGCGTCAAGTTCGTGATCGGCCACTTCAACTCCGGCGTTTCGATCCCGGCTTCGGAAGTCTATGCTGAAAACGGCATCTTGCAGATCACTCCTGCATCCACAAACCCGGTCTTTACCGAGCGTGGCCTGTGGAACACCTTCCGTACCTGCGGCCGTGACGACCAGCAGGGCGCTGTTGCCGGTGCCTATATTGCTGCAAACTTCAAGGACGCCAAGGTTGCCGTCGTTCACGACAAGACACCTTACGGCCAGGGCCTGGCTGACCTGACCAAGGCTGCCATGAACGAAGCCGGCGTCAAGGAAGCCGTCTACGAAGGTATTACGGCTGGCGACAAGGACTTCTCGGCGCTGATCGCCAAGATGAAGGAAGCCGGCGTCACGCTGGTTTACTACGGCGGCCTGCACACGGAAGCTGGCCTCATCATGCGCCAGATGGCTGACCAGGGCCTGAAGGCAACCCTGATGTCGGGCGACGGTATCGTTTCGAACGAACTGGCTTCGATCGCTGGCGACGCTGTTGACGGCACGCTGATGACGTTCGCTCCGGATCCGCGCAAGAACCCGGCTGCAAAGGAACTGGTCGAAAAGTTCCGCGCAAACGGCTTTGAGCCGGAAGCCTACACGCTCTACTCCTACGCAGCCCTCCAGGTCATCGCAGAAGCTGCCAAGACAACCGGCGGCAACGACCCGCAGGCTGTTGCCGAAAACATCAAGGGCAAGGGTCCGTTCAAGACCGTTATCGGCGAGTTCGGCTATGACGAAAAGGGCGACATCACCCGCCCGGACTACGTCATGTACACCTGGAAGAAGGGTGACGACGGCAAGTTCAGCTACTTCGAAAACGACAAGTAA
- a CDS encoding response regulator, with protein sequence MPTSCRTSTNRGDRLVNEAVHPRDIVLIVDDSPETLGFLTDALEQSGFSVLIATSGNAAINVVDRITPDVILMDAVMPGMDGFETCRTLKTNPAVAQVPVIFMTGLTETEHIVHALESGGVDYLSKPINIDELRARIRVHLANARSAQSARVALDAAGRHLLAVRSNGTIQWSTPQATRLVNAATGRDDGLDTLADHIRGWLQERAKHGVSKDGPLMIHQNGQPVLQLAYLGAIGGDEYLFRLTGVSQTSDDEVLRQNFALTVREGQVLLWIAKGKSNRDIGEILGLSARTVNKHLEQIYVKLGVENRASAAVKAANALRQE encoded by the coding sequence ATGCCGACTTCCTGCAGAACATCAACAAACAGGGGAGACCGGCTGGTGAATGAAGCAGTGCATCCGCGCGACATCGTGCTCATCGTGGACGATTCCCCGGAAACGCTGGGCTTTCTCACCGACGCGCTGGAGCAATCCGGCTTTTCCGTACTGATCGCCACCTCCGGCAATGCCGCCATCAATGTCGTCGATCGCATCACGCCGGACGTAATTTTGATGGATGCCGTCATGCCCGGCATGGACGGTTTTGAAACCTGCCGGACGCTGAAGACCAATCCGGCCGTGGCGCAGGTGCCGGTGATCTTCATGACCGGGCTGACCGAGACCGAACATATCGTCCACGCGCTCGAATCCGGCGGCGTCGATTATCTCTCCAAGCCGATCAACATCGACGAACTGCGCGCCCGCATCCGGGTGCATCTGGCCAATGCGCGTTCGGCGCAAAGTGCACGCGTGGCGCTCGACGCGGCAGGACGGCATCTGCTCGCCGTGCGCAGCAATGGCACCATCCAATGGTCGACACCGCAGGCAACCCGGCTCGTCAACGCGGCGACCGGCCGCGACGACGGCCTGGACACGCTCGCGGACCATATTCGCGGCTGGCTGCAGGAGCGCGCAAAACATGGCGTCTCCAAGGACGGCCCGCTGATGATCCACCAGAACGGCCAGCCGGTGCTGCAACTCGCCTATCTCGGCGCGATCGGCGGCGACGAATACCTGTTCCGTCTGACCGGCGTCAGCCAGACCAGCGACGACGAGGTTTTGCGCCAAAACTTTGCCCTGACGGTGCGCGAAGGCCAGGTTCTGCTCTGGATCGCCAAGGGCAAATCCAATCGCGACATCGGCGAAATCCTCGGCCTCAGCGCCCGAACGGTCAACAAGCACCTGGAACAGATCTACGTCAAACTCGGCGTCGAAAACCGCGCCTCCGCCGCCGTCAAGGCGGCGAATGCGTTGCGGCAGGAATAG
- a CDS encoding hybrid sensor histidine kinase/response regulator has product MTARQRIIPVRREYNRWVANQTLEDYALRFTAKSARQFSSQRISQTAIGAISFLALEAIGGAITLSYGTTNAIIAILAASLVMLGVGLPISRYAIRHGVDIDLLTRGASFGYIGSTVTSLIYASFTFMLFAIEASIMSAALELALGIPVWIGYIISAVMVIPLVTHGVRLISKFQLLTQPFWIILNIAPFIFIALADWSKFDLWLAFPGTGKPMGEPGALAPFSLLEFGAASAVILALMAQIGEQVDFLRFLPPEGQRKLHHRVAVFLAGAGWVIVGAPKLLAGSFLVVLCLSAGVPVEHAADPAHMYLTAFGYMIPWHNAALLLMAAFVVVSQLKINVMNAYAGSLAWSNFFSRLTHSHPGRVVWLMFNVAIALLLMELGIYKLLEETLGIFSIIAMAWLCTISADLFINKPLGLAPPNIEFKRAHLYDINPVGTGAMTASALIALTAHFGVFGAMAASLAPYIALITAFIVSPAIAWATKGKYYLARKPRQSWKKLSTVTCSICEHPFEPEDMAWCPAYSAPICSLCCSLDSRCHDMCKPHASFNAQTAVVAKALLPQKVMETLSTRLGRYGIAVVLSVACIGIILAMIAHQTGTASPETASVINRTVGVVFFVFAVVTGVVCWFYVLAHDSRLVAEEESSRQNTLLLKEIAAHKKTDAALQYAKETAEAANRAKSRYVVGLSHELRTPLNAVLGYAQILERDETIPAPRQSAIKVIKRSADHLSGLIDGLLDISKIEAGRLQVYSNEINIQDFLDQITDMFRPQAQAKGLIFEHDRASALPQYVRTDEKRLRQILVNLLSNAIKFTDTGKIRFDVTYRSQVATFTVSDTGRGISQADLPRIFEPFQRGEAEHIRPMPGLGLGLTITQLLTQTLGGEIVVESERDRGSTFRVRLMLSAISRPTASLPSIRKIAGYAGPRRTIVVVDDNEDHRDLMREVLMPLDFVVLTAAGGMECVTLIEGIKPDLFLIDISMPGMNGWQLVTRLRDHGQTAPVIMLSANIGDGTAADTHTGHNDTLAKPFDIRQLQDKLAVHLALEWIYSDTVQPVQTAKPRRTMTNPGAAHIEELIRLGEIGYVRGIEAKLADLARLEENQPFTDAVKTYVQAFDLAGYADFLQNINKQGRPAGE; this is encoded by the coding sequence ATGACGGCACGCCAGCGCATCATTCCGGTCCGGCGCGAATATAACCGCTGGGTCGCCAACCAAACGCTGGAAGACTATGCCTTGCGCTTCACGGCCAAGAGCGCCCGGCAATTCTCCTCGCAGCGCATCTCGCAGACCGCGATTGGGGCGATCTCCTTCCTGGCGCTCGAGGCGATCGGCGGCGCCATCACGCTGTCCTATGGCACCACCAACGCCATCATCGCCATTCTCGCAGCCAGCCTCGTCATGCTCGGCGTCGGCCTGCCGATCAGCCGCTATGCCATCCGCCACGGCGTCGATATCGACCTTTTGACGCGCGGCGCGAGCTTCGGCTATATCGGCTCCACCGTTACCTCGCTGATCTATGCGAGCTTCACCTTCATGCTGTTTGCCATTGAGGCATCCATCATGTCGGCAGCGCTGGAACTGGCGCTCGGCATCCCCGTCTGGATCGGCTATATCATCAGCGCCGTCATGGTCATTCCGCTGGTCACTCACGGCGTGCGGCTGATCAGCAAATTCCAGCTTCTGACCCAGCCGTTCTGGATCATCCTCAACATAGCCCCGTTCATTTTCATCGCGCTCGCGGACTGGAGCAAGTTCGACCTGTGGCTTGCCTTTCCCGGTACCGGCAAGCCGATGGGCGAGCCCGGCGCACTGGCGCCATTCTCGCTGCTGGAGTTCGGCGCTGCCTCCGCCGTCATTCTCGCCCTGATGGCGCAGATCGGCGAGCAGGTGGATTTCCTGCGCTTTCTGCCGCCGGAGGGCCAGCGCAAGCTGCATCACCGGGTTGCCGTGTTCCTCGCCGGCGCCGGCTGGGTGATCGTCGGGGCGCCAAAACTGCTGGCGGGCTCGTTCCTCGTGGTTCTGTGCTTGAGCGCCGGGGTGCCTGTCGAACATGCCGCCGATCCCGCGCATATGTACCTGACCGCGTTTGGCTACATGATCCCCTGGCACAATGCCGCGCTTTTGCTGATGGCCGCCTTCGTCGTCGTGTCGCAGTTGAAGATCAACGTGATGAATGCCTATGCCGGTTCGCTCGCCTGGTCGAACTTCTTCTCCCGCCTCACCCACAGCCATCCCGGCCGCGTCGTCTGGCTGATGTTCAACGTGGCGATCGCGCTTCTCCTGATGGAGCTGGGCATCTACAAGCTGCTTGAGGAAACGCTCGGCATTTTCTCCATCATCGCCATGGCCTGGCTCTGCACCATCTCGGCCGATCTGTTCATCAACAAGCCGCTGGGGCTGGCGCCGCCCAATATCGAGTTCAAGCGCGCCCATCTCTACGATATCAACCCGGTCGGCACCGGCGCCATGACGGCATCGGCGCTGATTGCGCTGACCGCCCATTTCGGCGTGTTCGGCGCCATGGCCGCCTCACTTGCGCCCTATATCGCGCTGATCACCGCCTTTATCGTCTCCCCCGCCATCGCCTGGGCGACGAAGGGCAAATATTACCTCGCCCGCAAGCCCCGCCAGAGCTGGAAGAAACTCTCGACCGTCACCTGCTCGATCTGCGAACATCCGTTCGAGCCCGAGGACATGGCCTGGTGCCCGGCCTATTCCGCGCCGATCTGTTCGCTCTGCTGCTCGCTGGACAGCCGCTGCCACGACATGTGCAAACCGCACGCGAGCTTCAACGCCCAGACAGCCGTGGTGGCCAAAGCTTTGCTGCCGCAAAAGGTGATGGAGACGCTGTCCACGCGGCTCGGCCGCTATGGCATCGCCGTCGTGCTGTCGGTTGCCTGTATCGGCATCATCCTGGCGATGATCGCCCACCAGACCGGCACCGCCTCGCCCGAAACCGCATCGGTGATCAACCGGACAGTCGGCGTGGTCTTCTTCGTCTTTGCCGTCGTGACCGGCGTCGTCTGCTGGTTCTATGTGCTCGCCCATGACAGCCGGCTGGTGGCGGAAGAGGAATCCTCGCGCCAGAATACCCTGCTCCTGAAGGAAATCGCCGCGCACAAGAAAACCGACGCCGCCCTGCAATATGCCAAGGAGACCGCCGAGGCCGCCAACCGGGCCAAAAGCCGCTATGTCGTCGGCCTCAGCCACGAATTGCGCACCCCGCTCAACGCCGTACTCGGCTATGCCCAGATCCTTGAGCGCGACGAGACCATCCCGGCACCCCGGCAATCCGCCATCAAGGTCATCAAGCGCAGCGCCGACCACCTCTCCGGCCTGATCGACGGCCTTCTCGACATTTCCAAGATCGAGGCCGGCCGCCTGCAGGTCTATTCCAACGAGATCAACATCCAGGATTTCCTCGACCAGATCACCGACATGTTCCGCCCGCAGGCGCAGGCCAAGGGCCTCATTTTCGAGCATGACCGGGCAAGCGCCCTGCCGCAATATGTCCGCACCGACGAGAAGCGCCTGCGCCAGATCCTCGTCAATCTCTTGTCCAATGCCATCAAGTTCACCGATACCGGCAAAATCCGCTTCGACGTCACCTATCGCAGCCAGGTTGCGACCTTCACCGTCTCCGATACCGGCCGCGGCATTTCTCAGGCCGACCTGCCGCGCATCTTCGAGCCCTTCCAGCGCGGCGAGGCCGAGCATATCCGGCCGATGCCAGGGCTTGGCCTGGGGCTCACCATCACCCAGCTTCTCACCCAGACGCTCGGCGGCGAGATCGTCGTCGAGAGCGAGCGCGACCGGGGCTCCACCTTTCGCGTCCGGCTGATGCTGTCGGCGATCAGCCGGCCGACCGCGTCGCTTCCCTCCATCCGCAAGATCGCCGGTTATGCCGGCCCGCGCCGCACCATCGTCGTCGTCGATGACAACGAGGACCATCGCGACCTGATGCGCGAAGTGCTGATGCCGCTCGATTTCGTGGTTTTGACGGCTGCAGGCGGTATGGAATGCGTCACCCTGATCGAGGGCATCAAGCCCGATCTTTTCCTCATCGATATCTCGATGCCGGGCATGAACGGCTGGCAGCTGGTGACGCGGCTGCGCGACCACGGCCAGACGGCGCCGGTCATCATGCTGTCGGCCAATATCGGTGACGGGACCGCGGCAGATACCCATACCGGCCATAACGACACGCTCGCCAAGCCCTTCGATATCCGCCAGCTGCAGGACAAGCTGGCGGTGCATCTGGCGCTGGAATGGATCTATAGCGACACGGTGCAGCCGGTGCAGACGGCCAAACCCCGGCGCACCATGACCAACCCCGGCGCCGCCCATATCGAGGAATTGATCCGGCTCGGCGAAATCGGCTATGTCCGCGGCATCGAGGCCAAGCTCGCCGATCTCGCCCGCCTTGAGGAGAACCAGCCCTTTACCGACGCGGTCAAGACCTACGTCCAGGCTTTCGACCTTGCCGGCTATGCCGACTTCCTGCAGAACATCAACAAACAGGGGAGACCGGCTGGTGAATGA
- the urtA gene encoding urea ABC transporter substrate-binding protein encodes MTYKSQILGAFLAGALATTAFSSVQAAEDTIKVGVLHSLSGTMAISETTLKDAMLMLIEEQNKKGGLLGKKLEAVVVDPASDWPLFAEKARELISVNKVAAVFGCWTSSSRKSVLPVFEELNSILFYPVQYEGEESSRNIFYTGAAPNQQAIPAVDYLMNTEGVERFVLEGTDYVYPRTTNKILEAYLIAKGIPKEDILINYTPFGFSDWQTEVAKIKEFGSAGKKTAVVSTINGDANVPFYKELGNKGIKATDIPVVAFSVGEEELAGLDTKPLVGHLAAWNYFQSVDAPANAEFIKQWHAFTKNDKRVTNDPMEAAYIGFNAWVKAVEAAGTTETDAVLDTIIGTSVPNLSGGYSTVMPNHHITKPVLIGEIQADGQFEIVQQTPQVVGDEWSDFLPDSKDLISDWRKPMSCGNFNVATGKCGGKGS; translated from the coding sequence ATGACATACAAATCCCAGATCCTGGGCGCGTTCCTGGCTGGCGCGCTGGCCACGACAGCATTTTCCAGCGTCCAGGCTGCCGAAGACACGATCAAGGTCGGCGTTCTGCATTCGCTGTCCGGCACCATGGCCATCTCCGAGACGACGCTCAAGGATGCCATGCTGATGCTCATCGAAGAGCAGAACAAGAAGGGCGGCCTTCTCGGCAAGAAGCTTGAGGCCGTCGTTGTCGATCCCGCCTCCGACTGGCCGCTCTTTGCCGAAAAGGCCCGTGAACTGATCTCCGTCAACAAGGTCGCAGCCGTGTTCGGTTGCTGGACGTCGTCGTCGCGCAAGTCGGTCCTGCCGGTGTTCGAAGAGCTGAATTCGATCCTGTTTTACCCGGTCCAGTACGAGGGTGAGGAATCCTCGCGCAACATCTTCTATACCGGTGCTGCCCCGAACCAACAGGCCATCCCGGCCGTCGATTATCTGATGAACACCGAAGGCGTCGAGCGTTTCGTGCTTGAAGGCACCGACTATGTCTATCCGCGCACGACCAACAAGATTCTGGAAGCCTACCTGATTGCCAAGGGCATTCCGAAGGAAGACATCCTGATCAACTACACGCCGTTCGGTTTCTCCGACTGGCAGACGGAAGTGGCCAAGATCAAGGAATTCGGTTCGGCCGGCAAGAAGACCGCCGTCGTCTCGACCATCAATGGCGATGCCAACGTGCCGTTCTACAAGGAACTTGGCAACAAGGGCATCAAGGCCACCGATATTCCGGTCGTCGCTTTCTCGGTCGGCGAAGAAGAGCTTGCCGGTCTCGACACCAAGCCGCTGGTCGGCCATCTCGCTGCCTGGAACTATTTCCAGTCCGTCGATGCCCCGGCCAATGCCGAGTTCATCAAGCAGTGGCATGCCTTCACCAAGAACGACAAGCGCGTCACCAATGATCCGATGGAAGCCGCCTATATCGGCTTCAATGCCTGGGTAAAGGCGGTCGAAGCGGCCGGAACCACCGAAACGGACGCCGTTCTCGACACGATCATCGGCACCAGCGTTCCCAACCTTTCGGGTGGCTACTCCACCGTGATGCCGAACCACCACATCACCAAGCCCGTTCTGATCGGCGAAATCCAGGCGGACGGCCAGTTTGAAATCGTCCAGCAGACCCCGCAGGTCGTTGGCGACGAATGGTCGGACTTCCTGCCGGACTCCAAGGATCTGATTTCCGATTGGCGCAAGCCGATGTCCTGCGGCAACTTCAACGTTGCAACGGGCAAGTGCGGCGGCAAGGGTTCCTGA
- the urtB gene encoding urea ABC transporter permease subunit UrtB, producing MYRALQTFLVALCLLVSCLATGLRAQEDIRPLVDALGATAFPQKIEAVKALAASGNPKTGEILQNLSDGKLYAPRTGGPVFLEGPSDGTYLDVLTGVAAAGVPGNLAKIRLNNGLRGAIGAALSQLTLLSPERPARLAAAQDLLKSAHPDNLALLNSALSQEQDTEVKATMEAARAVILLKTDASAADKKSAIDTIAARGNRDALTILTAAMATAPDDLRPAIEAHIDTINRSLAAWDVAQNVWYGLSLGSVLLLAAIGLAIIFGVMGIINMAHGEMVMLGAYTTYVVQQTVAAVAPGMTDYSLAFAVPAAFLFTGLVGVGIERSVIRWLYGRPLETLLATWGISLILQQAIRTIFGPTNRQVDNPSWMSGVFEAGGLAITYNRMWIIVFSLGVFVALLLLLKRSKFGLQMRAVTQNRRMASSMGIRTPWVDALTFGLGSGIAGMAGVALSQIDNVSPNLGQNYIIDSFMVVVFGGVGNLWGTLVGALTLGIANKFLEPYAGAVLGKILILVFIILFIQRRPRGLFALKGRAVEQ from the coding sequence ATGTATCGCGCCCTCCAGACCTTTCTTGTTGCCCTCTGCCTGCTGGTCAGTTGCCTTGCAACGGGCCTGCGTGCGCAGGAAGATATCCGGCCGCTGGTCGATGCACTGGGGGCAACCGCGTTCCCGCAGAAGATCGAGGCCGTCAAGGCGCTGGCCGCATCGGGCAATCCGAAAACCGGCGAAATCCTGCAAAATCTCAGCGACGGCAAACTCTATGCGCCAAGGACCGGCGGCCCGGTCTTTCTCGAAGGCCCGTCTGACGGCACCTATCTCGATGTGCTGACCGGCGTTGCCGCCGCCGGGGTGCCGGGGAACCTGGCCAAGATCCGGCTGAACAATGGTTTGCGCGGTGCCATCGGCGCGGCGCTCAGCCAGTTGACCCTTTTAAGCCCCGAGCGCCCGGCACGCCTTGCGGCCGCGCAGGACCTGCTCAAGAGTGCCCATCCAGATAATCTCGCGCTGTTGAATTCCGCGCTTTCGCAGGAGCAGGATACCGAGGTCAAGGCGACGATGGAGGCCGCGCGCGCCGTTATCCTGCTCAAGACCGATGCCAGCGCTGCGGACAAGAAGTCCGCCATCGACACGATCGCGGCACGCGGCAATCGCGATGCGCTGACAATCCTGACGGCTGCAATGGCGACTGCGCCGGATGATCTGAGGCCGGCGATCGAGGCGCATATTGACACCATCAACCGCAGCCTTGCCGCCTGGGATGTGGCGCAGAACGTCTGGTACGGCCTGTCGCTCGGCTCGGTGCTTTTGCTGGCGGCAATCGGCCTTGCCATTATCTTCGGCGTCATGGGCATCATCAACATGGCGCATGGCGAAATGGTCATGCTCGGCGCCTATACGACCTATGTGGTGCAGCAGACGGTGGCGGCCGTCGCCCCCGGCATGACCGATTATTCGCTGGCTTTTGCCGTTCCCGCCGCATTCCTGTTTACCGGCCTGGTCGGGGTCGGCATCGAGCGCAGCGTCATCCGCTGGCTCTACGGCCGGCCGCTCGAAACGCTGCTCGCCACCTGGGGTATTTCGCTGATCCTGCAGCAGGCGATCCGCACCATTTTCGGCCCGACAAACCGGCAGGTGGACAATCCCAGCTGGATGTCCGGCGTCTTTGAGGCCGGTGGTCTCGCCATCACCTATAACCGTATGTGGATCATCGTCTTCTCGCTCGGTGTCTTCGTGGCGCTGCTCCTGCTGCTCAAGCGCTCCAAGTTCGGCCTGCAGATGCGCGCGGTCACGCAGAACCGGCGCATGGCGTCGTCGATGGGCATTCGCACCCCTTGGGTCGATGCGCTGACCTTTGGCCTCGGTTCCGGTATTGCCGGCATGGCGGGCGTGGCGCTCAGCCAGATCGACAATGTCTCGCCCAATCTCGGCCAGAACTACATTATCGACAGTTTCATGGTCGTGGTGTTCGGCGGCGTCGGCAATCTCTGGGGCACGCTGGTCGGCGCCTTGACGCTCGGGATCGCCAACAAGTTCCTTGAGCCCTATGCCGGCGCGGTGCTCGGCAAGATCCTCATCCTCGTCTTCATCATCCTATTCATCCAGCGGCGGCCTCGTGGCCTGTTCGCGCTCAAGGGAAGGGCGGTCGAACAATGA